A region of the Fusobacteria bacterium ZRK30 genome:
CCCTAAGTTCACCGCCATCTTTTACATAGGATACACCATTACTCAAGAGGTTATTTACAACCTGTCTTATCTTAAATTCGTCTCCCAAAGCCACTAGATCTTCCTCTAAATTCAGTATCAAACTTACATTTTTCTTTACCAGATCGATCTTGTATTTAGAACTTTCTTCCCTTAACAGATCAAACAGACTCAACTCCTCTATCTCTATATCTACTATTTTTTCCTCTAATTTTATAAGTTTTATCAATTCATTCAAAAGGGCGCTTATATTATCTCCCTCAGACATAATAGTCTTCAGATATTCCTTCCCTTCCTCCTTATTTTCAATCAGATCATAGAGTAGCATCTCAGCATGGGTATTTATCACCGTTACAGGGGTCTTTATCTCATGGGTCACGCTGGCAATAAACTCCTTTCTTAGTTCATCTATCTTTTTCCTTTTTTCTACCTCATCTTTAAGCTTCATATTGGATAGTTTTAGCTGCCCTATATTTTTTTCTAGTTCAGAGGAGAGAAAATTTATATTATCTCCTAATTCTTCTAATTCATCCCCGCTTTTTATGTTGGCTCTATAGGAAAAATCCATATTTACCATCCTTCTTATAATAGAATTTAGAGCTATTATCGGTCTCGTAATATGAAGGGAAAATATATATACAAAAAAAAGTGAACCTATCAATATAGCTACCCCTTCATATATATAAAATTCATTGACTATTCCCACTGTACTTTGTATAGAATCCATAGATATCCTCAGAGTTATAAACTGTCCTGTTGGAAGTAATTTATAATATTCTAAGTGCTCCATTCCCATGTGTCTGCTTACTCTGTTTCCCTCATTATTTTCATCCAATTCATACTTTTGTATACGCTTGGTATTTATTCTATCCCTCATATTTATTGTAATGTTATATTTTTGTGCATAGGTATCCAGCTCCTCCTCTGTAGGAACCCCCTTAGATATCAGCTTCCGTACTTCCTTTATCTGAGCTATCCTCCTATTAGAATAAAAATCTTCCAAATAGTTGTTGTTTATATATATCCCCCCGACTATAACTAAGGAGACAAGGGCTAAGGAAAATATAAACACCTTATGAGTTAATTTTAATTTCATCTTTTGTCCACCTCAAATTTATAACCTATCCCTCTTACAGTAGTTATATGTTCAGCACCGATTTTTTTCCTCAAGGTTTTTATATGGGTGTCTACAGTTCTATAATCTCCATCGTAGGCAAAATCCCATACATCAGCTAATATTTTTTCCCTGTTCAGAGCTATTCCGCTGTTTAATACCAAATAATTCAAAAGTTCAAACTCCTTAGGAGATATATTGGTGTCCTTCCCCTTTATATATACCTTATGATTATTTAAGTCAATATCTAAAACACCGTACCTCTTCCTTCCACCTATTAAGTTGAGGAGTTTTTTCACCCTTGTAATTAATATTTTCAGACTAAATGGTTTTTTTAGATAATCATTCGCTCCCACTTCTAATCCTTCTATCTCATCATCCTCTTGAGATTTTGCTGTAAGCATCAGGATTGGCAGACTAGATTCCTCCCTTATCATCTTCAATACTTCAATACCACTTATTTTGGGCAGCATCCAGTCCAGTACAATCAAATCAATCTTCTCACTATAAAATATATCCATAGCTTCTGCTCCGTCACGAGCTTCTAAGACCTCAAATTCATTTATTTCCAATATTTTTTTTATTACTTTTCTTATATTCTCCTCATCTTCTACAACTAGTATTTTCATAGCAACCTCTCCTTTTTAACGTTTTGATACAGATTAAAACCTCTAAACATCTTTCACAAATTTATACCCCTCTACCCACACACCACAGAAGTCTTTATTTTGTCGTAGACTACTTCTTCTTATTTCCTTCTATGAGATGACGAATATCAGAAATACCTTATAAATTAAAAGATATTTCTAAATGTCAGGAGAGAATAGAGGGGAAAAAAATCTCTGTGTCCCATTTTATTAATATAACACTACTTTATGAAATTAATGTGAAGACTATTTCTACACCTGCCTCTCCTGCAGTCCAAAGAGACTCTGCATTTTTTATTAAAAATCTGTAAAAGTTAGGATCTGTATAGGAAGCAATCCCTAGGAATAAAAGTAAAAAAGATCCTGTAGGTCTTATTAATTTACCTTCTTTTCTCCTATTTAATCCAAGCAATAATAATCCTAAAATTAAAAATAAAATCGTCTCTTCTATAGAGTGGCTGAGTCCTATCCCCACCACAAGTGAGATCAAAGTAAATAAAAGAAAGAGGATTATACTCCCCCATTTTTTTATCTTTCTATTTAAGATTGGAACGTGCAATAGTGCACTCCCTTTCCATCCCTTGGGAAACAGGTCATAGAGAAAATGTATTCCCATCCCTATGGAAAACCCCATTATAAAATATCTGAATCCAATCTCTTGCTCTCCTCCAAAACTTAAAAAACCACCTTGTTTTTTCATATATATATATATGAAAAATACAGTGATTAAAGGGCTATGAGTCAATATAGATCTATGTTTTAATTTTAATTTAAAATCCCAGTCTGGATATTTTATTCCTATGAATACGGAGAATAACCCCAATACTAAACCTATTGTATCTATTGTTGTAAAATCTAAATTCTGCATCGTTCCTACCTTTTTTATCAATTTTATTTTTTTCAGTCACAAATTATCACGAATAAATCTCCAGCACTAAGAAATAAATTTGCCACCTATATACACTAATCTATAAAACTTTACCGCTACAGCACAGATTAAAAAATCCTCTCAATGCAGAAACACAGAGATCACTGAGCTAAATCTTTTTTCTTGGCTAGAACCCTCTATCCTTGACGCTGACTAGATTCTGACTTTTTTAGTTTTGACTTTTATTTTGATTCTAAAAATGAAGTTTATAGTCGTTGAGCTTCAGCTGTACTTTTCCTACAATAACGATCGTGTATTACTCACTAAGACAATTATAAATCTTCTTGATTTTCTTTGGATCTTTTTCTTGCATCAAGACAAGAAATGATCTCAGTTAAGGGCGAAACCCTTAGAACTTTCTTTAGTAATGAATTACACAAAGGTTATACGATTATTAATTTTTTTCACCCCTTACACTAAGAATTTAATTATACTCCAATATATTTTCATACTCTCTGTATCTTTCCTCCCCTAATATCTCCATCATCTCGATATTGGAGTAGATCACATCATTTTTTCCCATATAAGTTTCTATTTTTTTTATTTCTTTTTTAGTAAATCCATAATACTTCAATACTTTAGGAGAGACTGAATTTATCTTTAACTTATTTAAAGTTCCTCCACCTCTTACCTCTATATTTTTAGATAACTTTTCCACACTTTTATCCCCTATACCAGCTATCCTGGAGAGGTCTTTTAGTCGATCTACCCTCCCTACTATTTCTTTATATTCAAATATTTTTTTAGCAATACTAAGACTTATTCCCACTTTTAAATAATCCTCTAATTCAGCATCGTTTATATTCAGTTTTGTATATTCATCTCCACTGCTGAAGATTATCTCTTTTTTTAATTTTATACTCTTTTTTTCAGGTCTTGTTTTATTATAAATAAAGCTTGTCGTCAACATCACTATAATTATAATGATCAACTTAATATTTTGATTCATCCTACTCACCCCTTGCATATAGAATAAAACCTTTTATCTTGTCACAAAATAATAATTTTTCACTGTTTTTTGGCACAGGTTACAAATGTTTCAATCTTTTAAACACGGTTCTCTTGGAGATACATTAAAATTCTAATTTTTATTTAAACAATTCTAATTTTTTAGGCAGCCTCTCCTTCATCTGTCTCACATATGCAATAGGCTCCTTAGGACTCACTATCCTCTTTATCTTATCTACTGTAAGGCTTTCAGTCACTACAGATTTAGTGATGGCTCCCCCGCCTAATCCAAGGGTTGACTGATTTTCCTCTATCATCTCAATGTTAAATATCGATTCTGTTCCCTCTACAGCAAATCCCATGTTTTCTCCCCATTCAAGGCTGTTTTTCTGCCTGTACATATAATAAGGTTTCATATTTTTACCTTCTGTTACCTCATATAATTTTTTTTCTATTTTTTCATAGTCCAAAGGTATAGATGTCTGAACATCTTTAAATAAAACAGAAGCTTTTTTTAGCGCAAGTACATGGGTTGTGAGGTTTTCCGCAGGATATTTTTTTAATTCCTCCAGAGTATACAAAATATCCTCTGTAGTCTCCCCTGGTAGTCCTAAGATCAGATCCATATTAATTATAAGCCCTATCTTTTTAGCGTAGTTAAACATCTGATCAAATTTATCCCTGTCCAAAGGACGATTGAGCTTTTCTAAAGTTTTCAGATTAAATGTCTGAGGGTTCAAACTGATCCTTTCAACCCCGTAAGATCTCATGATATCTAATTTTTTTAAAGTAAGTGTGTCCACCCTCCCGGCTTCCAGGGTAAATTCCTTTAGATAAGTTAAATTTATATTTCCTTTTACTGCTTTTAACACCCTTTCCATATCAACCTCTGTCAATATGCTAGGGGTCCCACCTCCAATATAGAGCGATTCAATCTTATTGGAAGTCCCCTTTAAAAATTCCCCTGTAAGAGTTATCTCCTCTAAGAGAGTCTCTACAAATTCATCATAGTATTTACCTATTTTTCCCTTCATCTCATAGGAAGCAAAGGAGCAGTATCTGCACTTTGTAGGGCAGTAGGGGATTCCGATATACATATTTATATGATCTCTATTGAGAAACTCCATCTCTTTTTTCACCACATCTATGAGCAATTTTACTTTTTTAGGAGTCACCAGATATAGTTCGCACAAGATTTTTTCAATCTCCCCATATGTATATGAGAGATTCAAAAACCTTCTCACTAATTTTGTCGGCCTTACACCAATGAGTCCCCCCCATGGGTATTTTTTATCCATTAATTTTAGTAAGCCCACCTTGGACATAACTGTCCTCTGATCCTCTAACCTGTCTAAATTATTCTCATATAAAAATACAATTTTCTTCCCTGCTGCCTCTAATTCCAACTCTAAGAATTCATCACATCTTTTTTCCATGATAACTATTTTTTCGTCTATTAATTCCGGTATAAGAACACGAATAAATTCCTTTAGATTATTTTTTTTTATCTCAAAATTTGATTTAATATTTTCCATTTTTTTACTTCCCTCTCCTAAATATCATACCTTTTTTATAATATCCTGTTGTTATATTCCTCTCTAGTTATAATCCCTTTATCGAATAAGGTTTCTAAAGATTTCTCCATTGTTATCATCCCAAACCTGGCCCCTGTCTGTAAAGCAGACGGTATTTGATGTATTTTTCCTTCCCTTATAAGGTTTCCTATAGCCGGTGTTCCTACCAATATCTCTAAAGCTACTCTTCGACCGCTTCCATCTTTTAATGGAACTAACTGCTGAGCTATTACTCCCCTTAGAGAAGTGGATAACTGAGACCTAATCTGTCCCTGTCTTTCCTTTGGAAATACATCTATTATTCTATCTATTGTTTTAGCCGCACTGTTTGTATGTAGAGTTCCAAAAACTAGATGACCTGTCTCAGCTGCTGTGATTGCAGCCTCTATAGTTTCTAAATCCCTCATCTCTCCTACAAGGATTACATCCGGATCCTGTCTGAGGATATATTTTAATGCAGTTCTAAATGAAGCTGTATCCGATCTGATCTCCCTTTGTTCTACCAAACTTTTCTTATGGCTATGCAGGTATTCTATAGGATCTTCAATTGTTATTATATGGTGTGGTTTCTCATCATTTATCTTATCTATCATAGCTGCCAAAGTAGTCGTTTTCCCACTCCCTGTAGGTCCTGTGACCAAAACCAGTCCATTTTTATATTCTGTAAATTGTTTCAGGGTTCCCGGTAATTTTAACTGTTCAAAGGAAAGAATTTCAGTATTTAATACTCTTATAGTTATCCCAATTGTTCCCCTCTGCATATGTATATTTACTCTGTATCTTCCCAATCCTGCTACCCCAAAGGCAAAATCATATTCATGGTGTTCCTTAAACTCTATATATTGATCTTCTGACAGAATTGTTTTAGCTAGATCTTCTAATTTTTTAGGCACCATCTTATCAAAATCACCTGTGTCTAACAGATCCCCATTTATTCTTATCATAGGCGGTCGCCCTACTACAAAGTGAACATCTGATCCGCCAACCTCTTTAGCTTTCTCTAAAACTTTTCTTAATTCCATAAAATCTCCCCTGTTTTATTTGATTATATACTCTTCGTATAGTTCATCATTATCCTCTGCCAAGCCTATAAAAACAGCATTGTTTTTTAAAATTATTTTTCTTGATCCCTCATTATCAGAGGTGCAAGACACTCTTACCTCTCCTACCCCTAGTTCTTTAGCTTTTTCTATCCCCAGCCGTAGTATATTTGTTCCATACCCTAAAAATCTTTTTTTAGGAGGTATATCATAGCCTATGTTTCCATGAACAGGTACACTCTCATGTCTTATCTTTATCATCCCTCTAATCTCTTTTCCCTCAGTATCTACAAGCCAATATTCAGTTGTAGCAACATCGCCTTCAGGCAAATTTCTTCCACTTCTTATTTCCTCTAACCTTCTTAAATAACCATCAAAATTATCCAAAGCATCCATATATGAGTAATACAAAAGGTCATTTTCTTTCCGATAATCAAGTATTATCTCTTTAAATTGTCTTTCAAGTTTTTTTACAGGTAATATTAATTTTATACCTATCACCTCCCGAATCTCATTTGTTTCTTTTTTAGATCTTTTTATAATTTTTTTCTCTACGTTTAGAAAACACCTCATAGTAAAAAATAAGTTTTTCACTATAATTAAAAACAAGGAAAAAATTTCCTTGTTTTTATCTTTAAATTCCTATTCTTTTATTCTATAGTTCTTTTAAATATCCTTTAAATTTATAGATATGGATTTTCTTTAGCCAGATGATTTTGAACGTAATCCTTTATTCCCTCTTCCAATGTATGGAATTTCTCTGTGTATCCCACGGACTTTAATTTTTTCATCTCTGCACAAGTATAATATTGATACCTTCCTCTAAGATCCTCAGGCATAGGTACATACTCTATAACTTTAGATTCTTCCAATGAATAATCATTTGCACCTGCTCTTATTGCATTTAATGCAAGATCTTTAAAACTTCTGGCAATCCCGGTTCCTATATTATAGATTCCTGATTTATCCTCACTCTCTATAAAGAACTTCAATACCTTTACTACATCTTTTATATAAACAAAGTCTCTTAACTGACCTCCATCTTCATATTCCGCCTTATGAGATTTAAATAATTTTACAAGTCCATCTTTTTTATATTGGTTGAATGCATGAAATACCATAGATGCCATTCTTCCTTTATGATATTCCTGAGGTCCGTAGACATTAAAAAACTTTATTCCAACCCATTGTTTAGGAGTTTCCTCCTGTTTAAGTGCCCAATCATCAAAGAATTTTTTAGAGTATCCATATTTATTCAGTGGTTTTAATTTTTTTAGTTCCTCTGGAGTCACATCATCGTCATAACCTAACTCTCCTAACCCATAAGTAGCAGCAGATGAAGCATAAATATAGTTAATCCCCCTTTCTGTACAGAATTTCCATAATTTTTTTGTATATTCATAGTTGTTATCCATCAAGAAGTCCATATCTGCTTCTGTAGTCGCAGAGCACGCTCCCATATGCACTACTGCCGTTATTTTTGATGCATTTTCCTCAACAGACAGCCAGTCAAACAGATCATTTTTGTGTACCCAGTCGTAGTAATCTCTATCTCTTATATTCAACCACTTATCTTCTTTTTCTAACTCTCCAGACAAGATAATATCGTTTCTTCCACCTTCATTTAATTCCCAAGTTAGTGCACTGGCAATAAACCCACATGCTCCTGTTATTAATATCATATTCCTAAACCTCCAATTATTTTAGTTCTAGATTTTTTTATAACCTAATTTTAACATAATTATATATGGATGAGCAAGAAAACTCCTTTATTTTCAGCCTTATTTTCGAAAATATAATCTTTTAAAAAATCCTATTTAACTTATCTTTCTCCTCTGTACAATTGTAGAAAAAATGACCAGTAATAGAAAAAGCATTAGAGATCCTGAATGTTTGACACAGTATATTTAATATGCTAGTATTACTTAAAGATGTTTATAATCAACATAATTTAGGAGGGGTTTTAATGAGTAAAGTTATATATACCGATGAAACTAGTTTTGATACAGTTATCCAAGATGGGATTGTTTTAGTTGATTTTTATGCTGACTGGTGTGGTCCTTGCAAGATGTTAGCTCCAATTTTAGATGAATTATCTGAAGAGGTTAGTGCCAAGATTGTTAAAGTAAATGTAGATGATAACCCGGGATTATCTCAAAAATACGGTGTTAGAAGTATCCCTACTATGATAGCTTTTAAAAATGGAGAAGCTGTTGATCAAATAATTGGATTAGTTCAAAAAAGTGCTTTAAGTGAAAAATTAAATTCATACTAAGAGTGAGGGTCTTCGGACCCTTTTTTTATTCTAAAAATTTGGGACGAGATAAATTTTCTATCTATTAAAAAAGATTATGGATCCTTAAATTGAAATTTAGTTTCTTACATTTGAAATTGTAAAAAACTATGCTATAATTTAATAATTATAATAGGAAAAATTTGCTTGAAACTAGGGGAGACATGATGATATGAAAAATTTAAACTCAAAAACCCTTGCTATCCTCCTATTTTGTGTTGTTCAAATATCCTTTGGTGCAAAAGAACCGGGATTTGGAAATGACCTAAATAAGGCGGCTTCAGCAGGGCTTTTTTCAACTGTAAACGATATAAGTAAAGTTAATACCTCTAATGACGGGGCTGCTGTCTCTAGCGAAAGTTTAGTTATCGATACAAAGAATGATACCTTAACAGCTGATGGCGGGGTAAAATTTCAGTACCAGGGCTTAAAACTCCAAGCCTTTGGTTTTAAGAGAGATAAGGACTCAAATATAGTTACTGCTACTGGAGATGTCAGGATAGAGATGGGAGATGGTTCTAACCAAGCCAGAATTGACTCTCATAAAACTCTTCTTTCATTGGACAGCAGTATCTTAAAATACTATGATAGTATTTCCTATATGGAAGTAGGAACTGTAACAGGTGCCGAAGCTCCCAACGACAGGATATACTTTGGTGGAGAAGTAGGAGAATATAATGAAGAAGCTTTCACTCTAAAAAACGCCTGGTTTACCACTGATTTTAGTATCTTAGAAACTGGAGATTATAAAAAGGGCGGGTATTATCTTGAGACTAAAAAATTAAAAATAGTCCCGGATAATAAGGCTGAATTTCAAGATATCGATCTATATATAAGCGGTCATAAGGTCGGCTGGTTCCCTTGGTATGCAGTCAATATAAGACAAGGTTCCAAAGTACCTCTTTTCCCTGTCTGGGGAGATAAAACCGATTATGGATTTCATATATCCAGTGGTGTCAACTACGGAGATAATAACAGTAAATACTTTAAAGGTGGTATAGCCCCTAAATTTGCTGACGAGTTAGGACTCTTAGTTGGAAGATTTGAAAACTGGTATGATCTGGGAGATTATGGAAAAGGTCTGGTTACTGCTGATGACCTATTAGTAGTAAAAAAAGACAGTTCTATCGATGACAGATGGGATCTTGCTGCCAATCATGAATATAAAAATGATAAGGGTTATTTAAAATTAGGTCTTCAGAGTACAACAGTAAATAAGATAAGTTCTTTAGAAGATTACAGAGATGATTTGGAGAGAGGTGGTTACTATGACCCTACCAGTCCTAACTACGGTGGGGAAGAAAGAAATGATGGGGAAGCCATTAATTTCATCACTCTGGACTCTGAATTTAAAAATATAGGTGAAAGAAATGATATAACCCTTCATTCTAAGGTTAAGATGTTAGCTGGAGGAGAAGATGCATACAGACAACTAGTCGATAACCGGATGGACGATGCTTCTTTTGGTTCCCAGTTAGACCATAAATTGTACACCGATCTTGGTTTCACCAAAGACAACGACGATTATATGATCTCTGCCTACTATGACTACCTAAAAGATTTAGATCCTGGTTCCACATCAAAGGAAGATGATGACCAGTCCAGACGTGAAAATTTTGGATTTGCATTTAACTTAAAGGAAGCTAAGATAGATTTTGCTTACGATCATCAAAGCGGGGACAAATTGAGAAAACTCAGATCTTGGGAGCGTAGCCCGGATTTAGAGGACATCATAAAGCTTCAGGGAGGAACTATAAACTATGTTCCTTGGTCTGTGTATGAATATGATAAAGATGACAGCGATAAGATCAAACTACACCTTGGAGAATATGATCTCGGTAGCAGCGGAGCAACCTATAAGGTAAAGTTTGACAGTCTCAGGTCTGAAAAGGAATTAAATTTAGACAACGATCCATTTAGAGAGACTAGTAGTTCAAATAATCCAAATTTCAATAAAAGAGATCAGCAGTATAACAAGGAAGAAAATATCATCTATAGTAAAAGTAGTGAAGATAAGGTTGCTACTGAATTTTTCTACGACCAATACAGGTTAGAGCTTACCTTTGGACGTACCAAAGAGGAGAACTGGGACAGAGAGGGAATATACAATTATAATGAGGTAGCAGAAAATGATGCCTATAATATCTATATCAATGAATCGGATTTTGCCCAGATTGAAGTGGAAGATAAAAGACTTAACTTAGGTTATCTCGGTGAAATAGGATTAAGATATAACCTTAGATATGACAGTTATACCAAGGGGTATGATTCCTATACTGGTGATAATAGCGGCGGAGATTCATCTCTGCGTCACCAGGTGGATTTCAATCACAAGGTTACCCTCTTAGATAATACCAACAACCATTTTAGAGATATAGACCTTAGATTAAATAATGAATTCAATTATTTTGGACAACTCTATTCTTATGACAATGGGAGCCGTAATGGTGACTCTACATATAACGGGCAGGTCAGATTAAAAAACAAAGACAGTATCAACGAATTCAAAGATAAGGTTACATTAGACCTTGGAAATACTACAACTATCTATACTGCCGGATATAAACAGAGTAATGACGGCTTTGACAGAGATGTAAAAAGAGGAGACCTCTTTACCAACAACATAGATTTTTTAGTCAATGATGAGAAAAAGTTAAACTTATACTATGATCTGGATAAAAGATTTACACGTGGAGAGCTCACCCCTTCAGGCTATGCCTTTGACGATGAATATAATGATCTTACCAGCAACAAATTTGGTGGTAGTTACTATATAAATGAAAATTACAGATTTTATTATGGTCATGAAAAAATTGATTATACCCTAATGAAATCTCAAAATATTCCTACTACCGATCCAAATTACAACTATGACGCAAATGAAAAAGTATCGGAAAGTACATATGGAATCGAGATCAAAGATGATCTGGATGTCTATAACTTTACCTATACCCATGGTTCCGATGACAGAACAGACAATAATTCAGAAACTTTTAATATTAAAAATGACATTATCGGTGCCAGCTATCTGAATGGAGGAGATGTAGAACACTTCTACCGTGCTACTTATGGAATTTATAAGTATGGGCCATCACAAAGTTTAAAAGATTATTCTTCAGATCAGGTTTCATTCAGATATGAATAC
Encoded here:
- a CDS encoding HAMP domain-containing histidine kinase, with product MKLKLTHKVFIFSLALVSLVIVGGIYINNNYLEDFYSNRRIAQIKEVRKLISKGVPTEEELDTYAQKYNITINMRDRINTKRIQKYELDENNEGNRVSRHMGMEHLEYYKLLPTGQFITLRISMDSIQSTVGIVNEFYIYEGVAILIGSLFFVYIFSLHITRPIIALNSIIRRMVNMDFSYRANIKSGDELEELGDNINFLSSELEKNIGQLKLSNMKLKDEVEKRKKIDELRKEFIASVTHEIKTPVTVINTHAEMLLYDLIENKEEGKEYLKTIMSEGDNISALLNELIKLIKLEEKIVDIEIEELSLFDLLREESSKYKIDLVKKNVSLILNLEEDLVALGDEFKIRQVVNNLLSNGVSYVKDGGELRVNLETIEDKARVEIINTGSSIPEDKLENIWKAFYRVEKSRNKKYGGTGLGLTIVNGILERHGSEFGVENISDGVKFWFTLKKVSKEV
- a CDS encoding response regulator transcription factor gives rise to the protein MKILVVEDEENIRKVIKKILEINEFEVLEARDGAEAMDIFYSEKIDLIVLDWMLPKISGIEVLKMIREESSLPILMLTAKSQEDDEIEGLEVGANDYLKKPFSLKILITRVKKLLNLIGGRKRYGVLDIDLNNHKVYIKGKDTNISPKEFELLNYLVLNSGIALNREKILADVWDFAYDGDYRTVDTHIKTLRKKIGAEHITTVRGIGYKFEVDKR
- a CDS encoding helix-hairpin-helix domain-containing protein, producing MNQNIKLIIIIIVMLTTSFIYNKTRPEKKSIKLKKEIIFSSGDEYTKLNINDAELEDYLKVGISLSIAKKIFEYKEIVGRVDRLKDLSRIAGIGDKSVEKLSKNIEVRGGGTLNKLKINSVSPKVLKYYGFTKKEIKKIETYMGKNDVIYSNIEMMEILGEERYREYENILEYN
- a CDS encoding coproporphyrinogen III oxidase, with amino-acid sequence MENIKSNFEIKKNNLKEFIRVLIPELIDEKIVIMEKRCDEFLELELEAAGKKIVFLYENNLDRLEDQRTVMSKVGLLKLMDKKYPWGGLIGVRPTKLVRRFLNLSYTYGEIEKILCELYLVTPKKVKLLIDVVKKEMEFLNRDHINMYIGIPYCPTKCRYCSFASYEMKGKIGKYYDEFVETLLEEITLTGEFLKGTSNKIESLYIGGGTPSILTEVDMERVLKAVKGNINLTYLKEFTLEAGRVDTLTLKKLDIMRSYGVERISLNPQTFNLKTLEKLNRPLDRDKFDQMFNYAKKIGLIINMDLILGLPGETTEDILYTLEELKKYPAENLTTHVLALKKASVLFKDVQTSIPLDYEKIEKKLYEVTEGKNMKPYYMYRQKNSLEWGENMGFAVEGTESIFNIEMIEENQSTLGLGGGAITKSVVTESLTVDKIKRIVSPKEPIAYVRQMKERLPKKLELFK
- a CDS encoding type IV pilus twitching motility protein PilT; the encoded protein is MELRKVLEKAKEVGGSDVHFVVGRPPMIRINGDLLDTGDFDKMVPKKLEDLAKTILSEDQYIEFKEHHEYDFAFGVAGLGRYRVNIHMQRGTIGITIRVLNTEILSFEQLKLPGTLKQFTEYKNGLVLVTGPTGSGKTTTLAAMIDKINDEKPHHIITIEDPIEYLHSHKKSLVEQREIRSDTASFRTALKYILRQDPDVILVGEMRDLETIEAAITAAETGHLVFGTLHTNSAAKTIDRIIDVFPKERQGQIRSQLSTSLRGVIAQQLVPLKDGSGRRVALEILVGTPAIGNLIREGKIHQIPSALQTGARFGMITMEKSLETLFDKGIITREEYNNRIL
- a CDS encoding GNAT family N-acetyltransferase, whose amino-acid sequence is MIGIKLILPVKKLERQFKEIILDYRKENDLLYYSYMDALDNFDGYLRRLEEIRSGRNLPEGDVATTEYWLVDTEGKEIRGMIKIRHESVPVHGNIGYDIPPKKRFLGYGTNILRLGIEKAKELGVGEVRVSCTSDNEGSRKIILKNNAVFIGLAEDNDELYEEYIIK
- the rfaD gene encoding ADP-glyceromanno-heptose 6-epimerase, which translates into the protein MILITGACGFIASALTWELNEGGRNDIILSGELEKEDKWLNIRDRDYYDWVHKNDLFDWLSVEENASKITAVVHMGACSATTEADMDFLMDNNYEYTKKLWKFCTERGINYIYASSAATYGLGELGYDDDVTPEELKKLKPLNKYGYSKKFFDDWALKQEETPKQWVGIKFFNVYGPQEYHKGRMASMVFHAFNQYKKDGLVKLFKSHKAEYEDGGQLRDFVYIKDVVKVLKFFIESEDKSGIYNIGTGIARSFKDLALNAIRAGANDYSLEESKVIEYVPMPEDLRGRYQYYTCAEMKKLKSVGYTEKFHTLEEGIKDYVQNHLAKENPYL
- the trxA gene encoding thioredoxin; protein product: MSKVIYTDETSFDTVIQDGIVLVDFYADWCGPCKMLAPILDELSEEVSAKIVKVNVDDNPGLSQKYGVRSIPTMIAFKNGEAVDQIIGLVQKSALSEKLNSY